The stretch of DNA TTCGGCGTCGGCGGCGATTTCATCGGCCACCAGGGCTTTCAAACGGGCCTCGCTGCCCAGGACATCCGCCAGCCGGTCGCGCTCGGCCGCCAGCTCGGCCTGCTCACCGCGTATGCGGGTTTCCTCGAGCCTGGCCAAATGGCGCAGCTTGAGCTCCAGGATCGCCTCAGCCTGGATCTCGGTCAGTCCGAAGCGCGCCATCAGAACCGGTTTGGGGTGATCCTCGGAGCGGATGATGGCGATCACCGTGTCGATGTCCAAAAAGGCGATCAGCAGGCCCTCCAAAACATGCAGCCGCGCCAGGACCTTGTCCAGGCGGTGCTGCAGACGCCGCCGGACCGTGGTCAGGCGAAAAGCCAGCCACTCCGTCAGGATCTCCACGAGCCCCCTGACCCGGGGGCGGCCGTCGACCCCGATCATGTTCAGGTTGACGCGGTAGGTGCGCTCCATGTCGGTGGTGGCAAAGAGGTGGGCCATCAGTTGGGCGACCTCCACGCGGTTTGAGCGCGGCACGATCACCAGGCGGGTGGGCTCCTCGTGGTCGGACTCGTCCCGCAGGTCGGCCACCAGGGGCAGCTTCTTGGCGGCCATCTGGGCGGCGATCTGTTCCAGGACCTTGGCCCCGGAGACCTGGTGCGGCAGGGCGGTGACGACGATATCGCCGTTTTCGCGGTAGTAGGCGGCGCGCATGCGCAGCGTGCCGCTGCCGCTGCGGTAGATGTTGCGCAGCTCCGCGGGCGGCGTGATGATTTCAGCCGCGGTGGGAAAGTCGGGCCCCTGGATGAAGGTGCAGAGGGCCTCCAGGTCGGCGTCGGGGTGCTGCAGGAGGTGCACCAGGGCCTGGGCGACCTCTCCCAGGTTGTGGGGCGGGATGTCGGTGGCCATCCCCACCGCGATGCCGGTGGCGCCGTTGAGCAGCAGGTTGGGCAGGCGCGCCGGCAGCAGCAGGGGCTCCACCAGGGTACCGTCAAAATTGGGCCCCCAGTCCACCGTACCCTGCCCCAGCTCCCCCAGCAGGAGCTCGGCATAGGGCGAGAGCCGCGCCTCGGTGTAGCGCATGGCGGCGAAGGATTTGGGGTCGTCGGCCGCGCCCCAGTTGCCCTGGCCTTCGATCAGCGGGTAGCGATAGGAAAAATCCTGGGCCATCAGAACCATGGCCTCGTAGCAGGCCGAATCCCCGTGGGGGTGGAACTTGCCCAGCACGTCGCCCACGGTGCGCGCCGACTTCTTGAACTTGGCGCTGGACTTCAGCCCCAGTTCTGACATGGCGTAAACGATGCGCCGCTGGACCGGCTTGAGCCCGTCGCCGATGTGGGGCAGGGCGCGGTCCAGGATCACGTACATGGCGTATTCGAGGTAGGCCTTTTCGGCAAATTCCTCGAAAGGCAGCTGCTCGACGCCGTCCAGGCTCAATCGGGAGGGGTCAGACATAGGGCTTCGGTGGTTCTCCTTTCAGGCGGTGTCAGGTTCTTCGGGCGCAGCCGCGGGCCCGAGCTGCCCGCGTGCTTCCAGCCAGCCGCGTCGGTCGGCGGCCCGCCGCTTGGCCAGCAGCATGTCCATCAGGCCGAGGGCCTTGTCGCCGGAGGCCAGCGTCAGCTGCACCAGCCGCCGGGTGTCGGGGGCCATGGTGGTTTCCCGCAGCTGCAACGGGTTCATTTCCCCCAGGCCCTTGAAACGCTGGACGTTGACCCGCGCGGCTTTCTTTTTGGCTTCGATCCGGTCCAGGACAGCCTGTTTTTCGGATTCGTCCAGGGCGTAGTAGACCTCCTGCCCCACGTCGATCCGGTACAGCGGCGGCATGGCGACGTAGACGTGGCCGGCTTGGATCAGCGGCCGGAAGTGCTGCAAAAAGAGCGCACACAGCAGGGTCGCGATGTGCAGGCCGTCGGAGTCGGCATCGGCCAGAATGCAGATTTTGGCGTAGCGCAGCCCGCCGAGCTCTCCGGAGCCGGGGTCCACCCCGATGGCGACCGCGATGTCGTGAATCTCCTTGGAGCTCAGCACCTCGGCCGAATCCACCTCCCAGGTGTTCAGGATCTTGCCGCGCAGCGGCATGACCGCCTGGAATTGGCGGTCGCGGGCCTGCTTGGCCGACCCGCCGGCGGAGTCGCCCTCCACCAGAAAGAGCTCGCTGCGCAGCGGGTCCTGCAGCACGCAGTCGGCCAGCTTGCCGGGCAGGGCCGGCCCGCTGGCCACCCGTTTACGAGCCACCTTCCTGCCCGCCCGCAGCCGTTGCTGGGCGTTGGCCAGCGCCATTTGGGCCAGCTGCTCGCCGACCTCGGTGTGCTGGTTGAGCCACAGGCTGAAGGCGTCGCGGACCGCCCCGGAGACGAAGGCCGCACACTGGCGCGAGGAGAGCCGCTCCTTGGTCTGGCCGGAGAACTGGGGATTCTGCATCTTGACCGACAGCACGTAGCAGCAGCGCTCCCAGATATCGTCGGGGGCCAGTTTGACACCCCGCGGGGCCAGTTTGCGGAAGTCGCAGAACTCCCGGATGGAGGCCAGCAGCCCGCTGCGAAAGCCGTTGACGTGGGTGCCGCCCTGGGGCGTGGGAATCAGGTTGACATAGCTTTCGGTGACCAGCTCGCCCCCTTCGGGCAGCCAGACCACGGCCCAGTTGAGGGCCTCGGCGCTGCCGGCGAATTCGCCCACCAGCGGCGCTTCGGGCAGCAGCTCGTAGTTGCAGAGGCTGTCGTCGAGGTAGTCTTTTAGCCCGTCGGCATAACACCAGGTCTCGCTTTCGCCGCTGAGGTCGTTGGTGAAAGAGACCGTCAGGCCCGGGCACAGCACCGCTTTGGCCCGCAGGACGTGCCTCAAGCGCCGGAGCGAGAAGCGCGGGACTTCGAAATAGTCCGGGTCCGGCCAAAACCGCAGGCTGGTGCCGGTGTTGCGCTGCCCCACGGCGCCGACGTCGGCCAGCTCGCCGCACTTCTCACCGCCTTCGAAGGCGATCTCGTAGCGCCGGCCGCCGCGCTTGATGGCCACCTCCAGGCGCCGGGAAAGGGCGTTGACCACCGAGACCCCCACCCCGTGCAGACCGCCGGAGAAGGTGTAGTCCTTGTTGGAGAACTTCGCGCCGGCGTGCAGGCGGGTCAAAATCAGCTCTACCCCGCTGATCCCCTCCTCCGGGTGGATGTCCACCGGCATGCCGCGGCCGTTGTCACTGACCTCAAGCGAGCCGTCGGTATGCAGTCGCACCTCGATCCGGTCGGCAAAGCCGGCGATGGCCTCGTCGACGCTGTTGTCGATGACCTCCTGGCCGAGGTGGTTGGGGCGCTCGGTGTCGGTGTACATCCCCGGCCGGCGCTTGACCGGCGCCAGGCCCCGCAGGACCTCGATTGATTCGGCCGTGTAGCTTTCCTTGGGCATGAGTCCCTTACACCCGCCACCGGACCCGACCTCCGGCGACGGCCGGAATGCAGCCGGGGCGGGGGGCGGAGTTTGAAATCGGCATGACGGGATCGGGCATCATACCGATTTTTGTTTTTTATGCAATTGCATTTGCGGCCCCAGAGGGGCGGCGGTCGGCCGCAAGCCCGCGCCCAACCGCGCTTGAGGGGATTACACCACCCGCTGGTTTGGTGCGGACCATTTTCGGGCCGCGAGCGGTTCAGGGGGCCACTTCAGCGGCGATCCAGTCCAGAAAAGGCGGGTTTCCGGCGGTCACCGGCAGCGCCAGGACGCAGCAGCACTCATAGCTGTGAAGGGCCTTGACGCGCGCC from Desulfobacteraceae bacterium encodes:
- the parE gene encoding DNA topoisomerase IV subunit B translates to MPKESYTAESIEVLRGLAPVKRRPGMYTDTERPNHLGQEVIDNSVDEAIAGFADRIEVRLHTDGSLEVSDNGRGMPVDIHPEEGISGVELILTRLHAGAKFSNKDYTFSGGLHGVGVSVVNALSRRLEVAIKRGGRRYEIAFEGGEKCGELADVGAVGQRNTGTSLRFWPDPDYFEVPRFSLRRLRHVLRAKAVLCPGLTVSFTNDLSGESETWCYADGLKDYLDDSLCNYELLPEAPLVGEFAGSAEALNWAVVWLPEGGELVTESYVNLIPTPQGGTHVNGFRSGLLASIREFCDFRKLAPRGVKLAPDDIWERCCYVLSVKMQNPQFSGQTKERLSSRQCAAFVSGAVRDAFSLWLNQHTEVGEQLAQMALANAQQRLRAGRKVARKRVASGPALPGKLADCVLQDPLRSELFLVEGDSAGGSAKQARDRQFQAVMPLRGKILNTWEVDSAEVLSSKEIHDIAVAIGVDPGSGELGGLRYAKICILADADSDGLHIATLLCALFLQHFRPLIQAGHVYVAMPPLYRIDVGQEVYYALDESEKQAVLDRIEAKKKAARVNVQRFKGLGEMNPLQLRETTMAPDTRRLVQLTLASGDKALGLMDMLLAKRRAADRRGWLEARGQLGPAAAPEEPDTA
- the parC gene encoding DNA topoisomerase IV subunit A, whose amino-acid sequence is MSDPSRLSLDGVEQLPFEEFAEKAYLEYAMYVILDRALPHIGDGLKPVQRRIVYAMSELGLKSSAKFKKSARTVGDVLGKFHPHGDSACYEAMVLMAQDFSYRYPLIEGQGNWGAADDPKSFAAMRYTEARLSPYAELLLGELGQGTVDWGPNFDGTLVEPLLLPARLPNLLLNGATGIAVGMATDIPPHNLGEVAQALVHLLQHPDADLEALCTFIQGPDFPTAAEIITPPAELRNIYRSGSGTLRMRAAYYRENGDIVVTALPHQVSGAKVLEQIAAQMAAKKLPLVADLRDESDHEEPTRLVIVPRSNRVEVAQLMAHLFATTDMERTYRVNLNMIGVDGRPRVRGLVEILTEWLAFRLTTVRRRLQHRLDKVLARLHVLEGLLIAFLDIDTVIAIIRSEDHPKPVLMARFGLTEIQAEAILELKLRHLARLEETRIRGEQAELAAERDRLADVLGSEARLKALVADEIAADAEKYGDARRSPIVARAEAQALSETDILPAEPMTVVLSVNGWVRAAKGHEVEPERLSYKAGDGFHSAALGRSNQLAVFLDSTGRSYALPVHSLPSARGQGEPLSGRLSLPAGAEFSAVLIEEPGQRLLLASDAGYGFVARMEDLFSRNRAGKAVLSLPKGARPLPPCRLTEKDGDLLAAVTSQGRMLVFAVDELPTLARGKGNKIVHIPAKKAAAREELLTHLAVFSPGSNLVVHAGRQHFTLKPGNIADFQGERGRRGRALPRGFQKVERLEVVVPQQLTLL